A stretch of the Schistocerca serialis cubense isolate TAMUIC-IGC-003099 chromosome 2, iqSchSeri2.2, whole genome shotgun sequence genome encodes the following:
- the LOC126457844 gene encoding allatostatin-A receptor-like, with amino-acid sequence MYEKCANYTAGGPVSLVEAALLETLCRNVSSSAAEAAEAEAAAEAAAGDWAASSVLQRAVAVVVPLLFGLIVLLGLVGNALVVLVVAANQQMRSTTNLLIINLASADLLFIVFCVPSTATDYLLPFWPFGDAWCKVR; translated from the coding sequence ATGTACGAGAAGTGCGCCAACTACACGGCCGGCGGGCCCGTCTCGCTGGTGGAGGCGGCGCTGCTGGAGACGCTGTGCCGCAACGTGTCGAGCTCGgctgcggaggcggcggaggcggaggcggcggcggaggcggcggccggAGACTGGGCGGCCAGCTCGGTGCTGCAGCGCGCCGTCGCCGTCGTGGTGCCGTTGCTCTTCGGCCTGATCGTGCTGCTCGGGCTCGTCGGCAACGCGCTCGTCGTGCTCGTCGTGGCCGCCAACCAGCAGATGCGCTCCACCACAAACCTGCTCATCATCAACCTCGCCTCCGCCGACCTGCTCTTCATCGTCTTCTGCGTGCCCTCCACCGCCACAGACTACCTGCTGCCCTTCTGGCCCTTCGGAGACGCCTGGTGCAAG